One region of Oxalobacteraceae bacterium OTU3CAMAD1 genomic DNA includes:
- a CDS encoding heme-degrading domain-containing protein, giving the protein MENFPELLDTLTQQEKELQFTAFGSDTALALGLKVVELAKDRQKSVTINITVNGKVLFHHAMQGASADQADWIRRKNNVVERFGRCSFFIGIDHKHRGVAFDEIKYLDPADYAAHGGAFPITIRNVGMIGTVTVSGLRQAEDHAIAVEALRAVLV; this is encoded by the coding sequence ATGGAAAATTTCCCGGAGTTGCTCGACACGCTGACGCAGCAGGAAAAGGAATTGCAATTTACAGCCTTCGGCAGCGATACCGCGCTGGCGCTGGGCTTGAAGGTGGTCGAGCTGGCCAAAGACAGGCAAAAGAGCGTGACGATCAACATCACCGTCAACGGCAAGGTGCTGTTCCATCACGCGATGCAGGGCGCCTCGGCCGACCAGGCCGACTGGATACGCCGCAAGAACAATGTGGTGGAGCGCTTCGGCCGCTGCTCGTTCTTCATCGGCATCGACCATAAACACCGGGGCGTGGCGTTCGACGAGATCAAGTATCTCGATCCGGCCGACTACGCGGCCCACGGCGGCGCGTTCCCGATCACGATCAGGAACGTCGGCATGATCGGCACGGTGACGGTGTCGGGCCTGCGCCAGGCGGAAGACCACGCGATCGCCGTCGAGGCGTTGCGCGCGGTGCTGGTTTAA
- a CDS encoding SlyX family protein, which yields MGNTEDRFIDIEIKLAHQEHIVESLNQRVYEQQQQIDKLEQMCAALVQHVRDQAQGNSGGALAHEPPPHY from the coding sequence GTGGGCAACACCGAAGACCGCTTCATCGATATTGAAATCAAACTGGCGCACCAGGAGCACATCGTCGAGTCGCTGAACCAGCGCGTCTACGAGCAGCAACAGCAGATCGACAAGCTCGAGCAGATGTGCGCCGCGCTGGTCCAGCATGTGCGCGACCAGGCGCAGGGCAACAGCGGCGGCGCGCTCGCGCACGAGCCGCCGCCGCACTATTAA